A genomic window from Polaribacter gangjinensis includes:
- a CDS encoding putative porin has translation MNKKIVYPFLLLIFTIHTLYSQRKLGGNEKRDNISIGMDGRIDTLSNTGSTKVILSGKTKYTDYKIFSHKRDTSYIDTTLTIKKEYIFNYLRKDNFELLPFHNQGQTFNNLGYNFSNINHFPDIGFRAKQVSYLEIEDIKYYEVPTPTTEITYKTGMQQGQVVDAIFTLNFSERFNVSMSYKGLRSLGAYRRALVSNGNFRGAFHYRTKENQYEIRGHIASQDFFHQENGGLTANALQNFINEDPNFEQRQRLDVNLNDAESQFDGSRVYINHSYKLLSSKDSLKNREFGNLKIGHVLTSENKSYRFNQATNTTAIFGNANATSATNNEALSKITDNEFNLEFNSKYVLGQFKAKLHLTQYAYGYDTILNAANSVSNFKFDGSALSFGADWNAKVKNFGLFAEGRITPGSSRISGNFLRGVANFKKDSLFSITGSLLLSSKSPNFNTILHQSKYDNYNWENNFSNVNTRDLGFAIDSKWLNASLNFTNIDNFTYFDENSKAQQFDSQITYLKVKVNREFKYWKLALDNTVMYQNVSSGSSVFRVPEFVTRNTFYYTDYWFKGKPMLVNIGATFKYFTKYNMNAYNPLLAEFTLQNDEEIGFPTVDVFFNAQVRRTRIYFKIDNVTSGFSSKNYFSAPNYPYRDMTIRFGLVWNWFI, from the coding sequence ATGAACAAAAAAATAGTTTATCCTTTTTTACTACTTATTTTCACAATACATACCCTGTATTCTCAGCGAAAATTAGGAGGTAATGAAAAGCGTGACAATATCTCAATTGGTATGGATGGTAGAATTGATACCCTATCAAATACAGGTTCTACCAAAGTCATTTTATCAGGAAAAACAAAATATACAGATTACAAAATTTTCTCTCACAAACGAGATACTTCCTACATTGATACTACATTAACCATCAAAAAAGAATATATTTTTAATTATTTGAGAAAAGACAATTTTGAATTGCTACCCTTTCATAACCAAGGGCAAACGTTCAATAATCTAGGCTATAATTTTAGCAATATCAACCATTTTCCTGATATTGGTTTTCGTGCAAAACAAGTAAGTTATCTTGAAATTGAAGATATTAAATATTACGAAGTTCCTACACCAACAACCGAAATCACTTATAAAACTGGAATGCAACAAGGGCAAGTTGTAGATGCTATTTTTACCTTAAATTTTTCGGAAAGATTCAATGTTTCTATGTCTTACAAAGGTTTGCGTTCTTTGGGAGCTTACAGAAGAGCGCTTGTGAGTAATGGAAATTTTAGAGGTGCTTTTCATTACCGAACAAAAGAAAATCAATACGAAATTCGAGGTCATATTGCTTCGCAAGATTTTTTTCATCAAGAAAATGGTGGATTGACAGCAAATGCACTACAAAATTTCATCAATGAAGATCCAAATTTTGAACAACGCCAACGTTTGGATGTGAATTTGAATGATGCTGAAAGTCAGTTTGACGGCTCAAGAGTATATATAAATCATAGCTACAAATTGCTTTCTAGTAAAGACAGCCTAAAAAATAGAGAATTTGGAAATCTGAAAATTGGGCATGTATTAACTAGTGAAAACAAAAGCTATCGTTTTAATCAAGCCACCAATACAACTGCCATTTTTGGGAATGCAAATGCAACAAGTGCAACTAATAATGAGGCTCTAAGTAAAATTACAGACAACGAATTCAATTTAGAATTTAATTCGAAATATGTTTTAGGACAATTCAAAGCCAAGTTGCATCTCACTCAATATGCGTATGGTTATGATACTATTTTAAACGCTGCAAATTCGGTTTCTAATTTTAAATTTGATGGAAGTGCGCTGTCATTTGGTGCAGATTGGAATGCAAAAGTCAAAAATTTCGGATTGTTTGCAGAGGGAAGAATTACTCCAGGAAGTTCAAGAATTTCAGGAAATTTTTTAAGAGGTGTAGCCAACTTTAAAAAAGATAGTCTTTTTTCGATTACAGGAAGTCTTTTGTTAAGTTCAAAATCTCCGAATTTCAATACGATTTTACATCAAAGTAAATACGACAATTACAATTGGGAAAACAATTTTAGCAACGTAAATACCAGAGATCTTGGGTTTGCAATCGATTCAAAATGGTTAAATGCAAGTTTGAATTTTACCAATATTGACAACTTTACCTATTTTGATGAAAACAGCAAAGCCCAACAATTTGATAGTCAAATTACCTATTTGAAAGTAAAAGTAAATCGTGAATTTAAATATTGGAAATTAGCTTTAGACAACACTGTAATGTATCAAAATGTAAGCAGTGGAAGTTCGGTTTTTAGAGTGCCAGAATTCGTTACAAGAAACACTTTTTACTACACAGATTACTGGTTTAAAGGAAAACCCATGTTGGTAAATATTGGGGCTACTTTTAAGTATTTTACCAAATACAACATGAATGCTTACAATCCATTATTAGCCGAATTTACACTTCAAAATGATGAGGAAATTGGTTTTCCAACTGTGGATGTTTTTTTCAATGCGCAAGTACGAAGAACTCGAATTTATTTTAAGATTGATAATGTAACCTCAGGATTTTCATCAAAAAACTACTTTTCAGCACCAAATTATCCATATCGTGACATGACCATTCGTTTTGGATTGGTTTGGAATTGGTTTATTTAG
- a CDS encoding ribonuclease HII, with product MLHSNFSGFTLEVGTDEAGRGCLAGPVVAAAVILPADFSHPFLNDSKQLSEKKRHELRPIIEENAIAFGVSFVMQDEVDELNVLQASITGMHRAIDALKITPEFIIVDGNKFRKYQQIPHQTIVKGDSKFQSIAAASVLAKTYRDAYMEKIHQEFPAYFWSKNKGYPTVDHRNAIREFGATMHHRKTFTLLPEQLKLEL from the coding sequence ATGTTACATTCAAATTTTAGCGGATTTACTTTAGAAGTTGGTACAGACGAAGCTGGAAGAGGCTGTTTGGCAGGTCCTGTTGTGGCTGCAGCTGTAATTTTGCCTGCTGATTTTTCGCATCCTTTTTTAAACGATTCCAAGCAACTTTCAGAAAAAAAGCGACACGAATTGCGACCCATAATTGAAGAAAATGCCATTGCTTTTGGTGTTTCTTTTGTGATGCAAGATGAGGTTGATGAACTCAATGTGTTGCAAGCTTCTATCACAGGAATGCATCGTGCCATAGATGCGTTAAAAATTACTCCAGAATTTATAATTGTTGATGGTAATAAATTCCGAAAATACCAACAAATTCCGCATCAAACCATTGTAAAAGGCGATTCAAAATTTCAAAGTATTGCAGCTGCATCTGTTTTGGCAAAAACTTATAGAGATGCTTATATGGAAAAAATTCATCAAGAGTTTCCTGCTTATTTTTGGAGCAAAAACAAAGGATATCCAACAGTTGATCACAGAAATGCCATACGTGAATTTGGTGCCACAATGCATCACAGAAAAACGTTTACATTATTGCCTGAGCAATTAAAATTGGAATTGTAA
- a CDS encoding nucleoid-associated protein, which produces MIQKTRAEITKCILHKVANKFNSGHNVFSENTIRFDQESYDLMKSFLLKPFGSITQSYRFSHHADVRLNELNNYSTAIFKDESVFVEFSKNIVNHLYEQSNSAQIKTGDVIVAFIEGIEFNNVLTEAIGIFKIENKVDFFQTYLDDANSYDVIVQKGISTKKIDKGCLILNTSDAQGTIVFSVDNNNYDAQYWIKNFLGVKLADDFNSHTQNYLELCKEFSEEVIKPEFGKHEQGAFLANTVDYFKEHESVDYEQFKDELFQDDKHKELFEEYKKHFETLNDVLIRNNFNISDVVLKKEKNKLKTEIKLDTHFIIKLDVDAPDAASEYLERGYDEEKKMKYYKVYFNEER; this is translated from the coding sequence ATGATTCAAAAAACACGTGCAGAAATTACCAAATGCATTCTTCATAAAGTAGCGAATAAATTCAATAGTGGTCACAATGTTTTTTCAGAAAACACGATTCGTTTTGACCAAGAAAGCTATGATTTGATGAAAAGTTTTTTGTTAAAACCTTTCGGTTCCATTACGCAAAGTTACCGGTTTTCGCATCATGCAGATGTGCGTTTGAACGAGTTGAACAATTACAGTACTGCCATTTTTAAAGATGAATCTGTATTTGTTGAGTTTTCTAAAAATATTGTGAATCATTTGTATGAACAATCCAATTCTGCTCAAATAAAAACTGGGGATGTAATTGTCGCTTTTATTGAAGGCATTGAATTCAATAATGTTTTGACGGAAGCTATCGGAATTTTTAAAATTGAAAACAAAGTCGATTTTTTTCAAACGTATTTGGATGATGCTAACAGTTATGATGTAATTGTTCAAAAAGGAATTTCAACCAAAAAGATTGATAAAGGATGTTTGATTTTAAATACTTCAGATGCACAAGGAACCATTGTTTTTTCTGTTGATAACAATAATTACGATGCCCAATATTGGATTAAAAACTTTTTGGGTGTAAAATTGGCAGATGATTTTAATTCGCACACCCAAAATTATTTAGAATTGTGTAAAGAGTTTTCGGAAGAAGTTATCAAACCCGAATTTGGAAAACACGAACAAGGGGCATTTTTAGCCAATACTGTTGATTATTTTAAAGAACATGAATCAGTAGATTATGAACAATTTAAAGACGAACTTTTTCAGGATGACAAACACAAAGAACTGTTTGAAGAATATAAAAAGCATTTCGAAACGTTGAATGATGTGTTGATTCGAAACAATTTCAATATTTCGGATGTAGTGTTGAAAAAGGAAAAAAACAAACTCAAAACTGAAATCAAACTAGATACCCATTTTATCATCAAACTGGATGTTGATGCTCCTGATGCCGCTTCAGAATATTTAGAAAGAGGCTATGATGAGGAGAAAAAAATGAAATATTACAAGGTGTATTTTAATGAGGAGAGGTAG